A window of the Egibacter rhizosphaerae genome harbors these coding sequences:
- a CDS encoding cell wall-binding repeat-containing protein — protein MTRTTFVPAFLATLGTGTLAVLVAVTVGGSARADDHERDLAAQRLAGENRFDTAAAVAEAAFDPTDVDEVFVASGREFADALVGGPAAAAIGAPVLLTESAWLPGGTRDALEALRPDRVTVLGGTSAVADAVETELEDLAEEVRRWRGADRFETAATIATEAFAPSDVDRVYLATGSGFADGLTGGPAAAADGAPILLAGDDLPSATAEQLDALTPEEVVVLGGRAVLSDAVASEAAAAAGVETVERLWGPDRFATATEIAMQRFDPEATERAFVATGHEFADALTTAPAAASAGAPLLLVGASGEEPLSALGGLAVAEVTVLGGVRAVSHFAFGQMDGTALPASAREPAHLELNTPARVAAGEPFTIDAVVTDAHGRSVPSAGVKLRAVEAAFPTPLRTALDGVVRHEAVEDLDFNDGYEATLGDLEASARYDVLPREDVSTHHAGEDAEAAADCEALREDGDGAALVFPGRDGPGWDQAGAAPVEVDFLGCGSGFEGHLDYELWHEDDLRARVGDGTFAGALGEWRRFSFRELLHRSGDWRVEVFQLDAATGERLDYDEQTFTVD, from the coding sequence GTGACTCGAACGACCTTCGTCCCAGCGTTTCTGGCCACGCTCGGCACCGGCACGTTGGCCGTCCTCGTCGCCGTGACGGTCGGCGGGAGTGCCCGCGCGGACGATCACGAGCGCGATCTCGCGGCCCAGCGCCTGGCGGGCGAGAACCGCTTCGACACCGCGGCCGCGGTTGCCGAGGCCGCGTTCGATCCCACCGACGTCGACGAGGTGTTCGTCGCGAGCGGCCGGGAGTTCGCCGACGCCCTCGTCGGCGGACCCGCGGCGGCGGCCATCGGCGCGCCGGTCCTGCTCACCGAGTCCGCGTGGCTGCCGGGCGGTACGCGCGACGCCCTCGAGGCGCTCCGACCCGATCGGGTGACCGTGCTGGGAGGCACGTCGGCGGTCGCGGACGCGGTCGAGACCGAGCTCGAGGACCTCGCGGAGGAGGTCCGGCGCTGGCGCGGCGCCGATCGTTTCGAAACCGCCGCGACGATCGCCACCGAGGCGTTCGCTCCGTCCGATGTCGACCGGGTCTACCTCGCGACGGGCTCGGGGTTCGCGGACGGGCTGACCGGGGGACCGGCCGCCGCCGCCGACGGCGCGCCCATCCTGCTCGCCGGCGACGATCTGCCCTCCGCCACGGCCGAGCAGCTCGACGCCCTGACCCCCGAGGAGGTCGTCGTTCTGGGCGGCCGTGCGGTCCTGTCGGACGCGGTCGCGAGCGAGGCCGCCGCGGCAGCGGGTGTCGAGACCGTCGAGCGCTTGTGGGGTCCCGATCGGTTCGCGACCGCGACGGAGATCGCGATGCAGCGCTTCGATCCCGAGGCCACCGAGCGGGCGTTCGTGGCCACCGGTCACGAGTTCGCTGACGCGCTCACGACGGCCCCCGCCGCCGCGAGCGCGGGCGCTCCGCTCCTGCTGGTCGGCGCCTCCGGGGAGGAACCGTTGAGCGCCCTCGGCGGCCTGGCCGTGGCCGAGGTCACGGTCCTCGGCGGGGTGAGGGCCGTGAGCCACTTCGCCTTCGGGCAGATGGACGGCACGGCGCTGCCGGCGTCGGCACGTGAGCCGGCGCACCTCGAGCTCAACACGCCCGCACGGGTCGCGGCTGGCGAACCGTTCACGATCGATGCGGTCGTCACGGATGCGCACGGTCGTTCCGTCCCCAGCGCAGGAGTGAAGCTGCGGGCGGTCGAGGCCGCCTTCCCGACCCCGCTGCGGACCGCGTTGGACGGGGTCGTCCGCCACGAGGCCGTCGAGGACCTCGACTTCAACGACGGCTACGAGGCGACGCTGGGGGACCTGGAGGCGTCCGCACGCTACGACGTGTTGCCGCGCGAGGACGTCTCCACCCACCACGCGGGCGAGGACGCCGAGGCCGCTGCCGACTGCGAGGCCCTCCGCGAGGACGGCGACGGCGCGGCCCTCGTCTTCCCCGGCCGTGACGGGCCGGGCTGGGACCAGGCCGGTGCCGCGCCGGTGGAGGTCGACTTCCTGGGCTGCGGCTCGGGCTTCGAGGGCCACCTCGACTACGAGCTGTGGCACGAGGACGATCTGCGGGCGCGGGTCGGTGACGGGACGTTCGCTGGTGCCCTCGGCGAGTGGCGTCGGTTCTCGTTCCGCGAGCTGCTGCACCGCTCGGGTGATTGGCGGGTCGAGGTTTTCCAACTGGACGCGGCCACCGGCGAGCGCCTCGACTACGACGAGCAGACGTTCACGGTCGACTAG
- a CDS encoding formyltransferase family protein — protein MPSPAPTRLHWLFAGEGVMGASALDALARTHPPAAVFTPEPLDAPVAAVAHAHGLPTRRTAALGRDPARQWPALLDGADLGVCACWPERLHAGALDAPRDGWVNLHPSALPAWRGHDPVGWQLLTAPRAIGGTVHRMTRGQDAGPILARTSVPVGDEDDRESVLRHAGERLGRLATELLEAATGRALPAGSPQDEEAATWCPPAGTVPTVEPRAMTAAQVVRVARAFSPRPGITATTLPMTQRLARPTPGELLGPRDAPGLVAAEGATTVALACRDRWCRFERRELGGGGPDRTYLGAPEPYPPAG, from the coding sequence ATGCCGAGCCCCGCGCCCACGCGCCTGCACTGGCTGTTCGCCGGGGAAGGCGTCATGGGCGCCAGCGCGCTCGACGCGCTGGCCCGCACGCACCCCCCGGCCGCGGTGTTCACCCCCGAACCGCTCGATGCGCCCGTCGCCGCCGTCGCGCACGCGCACGGGCTGCCGACCCGGCGGACGGCCGCCCTCGGACGGGATCCCGCCCGGCAGTGGCCGGCGCTCCTCGACGGTGCCGATCTGGGAGTGTGCGCCTGCTGGCCGGAGCGTCTGCACGCGGGCGCCCTCGACGCTCCCCGGGACGGCTGGGTGAATCTGCACCCCTCCGCGCTCCCGGCGTGGCGTGGGCACGACCCGGTCGGCTGGCAGCTGCTCACCGCGCCCCGAGCGATCGGCGGCACGGTGCACCGCATGACCCGCGGCCAGGACGCCGGGCCGATCCTCGCCCGCACGTCCGTCCCCGTTGGCGACGAGGACGACCGGGAGTCCGTGCTCCGTCACGCGGGCGAGAGGCTCGGCCGGCTCGCCACCGAGCTCCTGGAGGCCGCGACCGGCCGGGCGCTGCCCGCGGGCTCCCCCCAGGACGAGGAGGCCGCCACTTGGTGCCCCCCGGCCGGGACCGTGCCGACCGTCGAACCGCGCGCCATGACGGCCGCGCAGGTCGTGCGCGTCGCGCGCGCCTTCAGTCCGCGGCCGGGGATCACGGCCACGACCCTGCCCATGACCCAGCGCCTCGCCCGACCCACCCCCGGGGAACTGCTGGGGCCGCGGGACGCGCCCGGGCTGGTGGCCGCCGAGGGCGCCACCACGGTGGCGCTCGCGTGCCGGGACCGGTGGTGTCGGTTCGAGCGCCGGGAACTCGGCGGCGGGGGTCCCGACCGCACCTACCTGGGGGCACCCGAGCCCTACCCGCCGGCGGGCTGA
- a CDS encoding ATP-binding cassette domain-containing protein translates to MTHAIEFDEVTQRFRRITALDGLTLRMAGGRIHGLLGRNGSGKSTLLAIAAGFRRPSRGEARIGGQPVFENGWAMTQVACIRGPGDTIEHDWPDDRVRHALDFASGTRPHWDGDYADELLERFGVDRRKRLGSLSRGQRAAVGLVLGLAARAPVTLFDETHLGMDAVGRQTFYETLVADVARHPRTVVLSTHLVDEAAPLCDEVTILDEGRVLVNDRADALRARGAVVTGTAERVDRFCVGHRVLAERTLGRTKATSILGGIRDEERARAYAHGLDLEPIGLQDLFVHLSGSGAASATGETTTAGQDRATGQYSATGETTTAAETADTADTEDTAETADTEDTAETADTADTAETADPEETAEVEVRRTAPADRVADPR, encoded by the coding sequence ATGACCCATGCCATCGAGTTCGACGAGGTCACCCAGCGCTTCCGCAGGATCACTGCGCTGGACGGCCTCACGCTGAGAATGGCGGGCGGGCGCATCCACGGGCTGCTCGGCCGCAACGGTTCGGGCAAGAGCACCCTCCTGGCGATCGCCGCGGGCTTCCGACGGCCGAGCCGCGGGGAGGCGCGCATCGGGGGCCAACCGGTGTTCGAGAACGGGTGGGCGATGACACAGGTGGCCTGCATCCGCGGCCCCGGCGACACGATCGAGCACGACTGGCCCGACGACCGCGTCCGCCACGCCCTCGACTTCGCGTCGGGGACCCGCCCGCACTGGGATGGCGACTACGCCGACGAGCTCCTCGAGCGTTTCGGGGTCGATCGGCGCAAGCGTCTGGGGAGTCTGTCCCGGGGACAGCGTGCGGCGGTCGGTCTGGTGCTGGGGCTCGCCGCCCGCGCACCCGTGACCCTGTTCGACGAGACGCACCTCGGCATGGACGCAGTGGGGCGGCAGACGTTCTACGAGACCTTGGTCGCCGACGTCGCCCGACATCCGCGGACCGTGGTGCTGTCCACCCACCTCGTCGACGAGGCCGCTCCCCTGTGCGACGAGGTAACGATCCTCGACGAGGGCCGCGTGCTCGTGAACGATCGCGCCGACGCCCTGCGCGCCCGGGGCGCGGTGGTCACCGGGACGGCCGAACGCGTGGACCGCTTCTGCGTGGGCCACCGAGTCCTCGCCGAGCGCACGCTGGGCCGTACGAAGGCGACGTCGATCCTCGGGGGGATCCGCGACGAGGAGCGCGCCAGGGCGTACGCCCACGGCCTCGACCTCGAGCCGATCGGGCTCCAGGATCTGTTCGTCCATCTGTCGGGGTCCGGCGCGGCCTCTGCAACCGGGGAGACCACGACCGCCGGACAGGACCGTGCGACCGGGCAATACTCGGCAACCGGGGAGACCACGACCGCCGCGGAAACCGCGGACACCGCGGACACCGAGGACACGGCGGAGACCGCGGACACCGAGGACACGGCGGAGACCGCGGACACTGCGGACACGGCGGAGACCGCGGACCCCGAGGAGACGGCGGAGGTCGAGGTGCGGCGCACCGCTCCCGCCGATCGCGTGGCGGACCCCCGATGA
- a CDS encoding PspC domain-containing protein: MNEPQDHHTGEPGGTEPPPEHAAGDSPSSPPPDDPAAAPPPDDPAAAPPPDDPAAAPPPPGEPGSDRPRGRLERRAENRVLAGVASGLADWLRVDPMGVRVLFGVLVLFQGLGLFLYLLAWVVLPERGQTHSPGERALRWVDSAPKALLVAAIALVVVAALQPATWFAPPAVIGWPLDPSGMLLALVLIGLGVLLYRLGSQANGNGRPAAPAPGATSAPGPAAPPGHPPASPAGSPAPPPDPLATTGGSRPAPEEAATMTTASTAPGTSGPPSEPPGAAPGPTHPPSAPEPAPSPSPRPRSPLGRYTIAAALLTVGVAALVDQAGLVSLGVTQLLGLALAVLGIGLLVGSVWGRARWLALPAVGIGLTALVIGTLGQFVPFGPANVETATAGDRLHQPTSVDDLESSYAHGFGILELDLSELELDPDETVSVDAGVTAGELLVIPPSDAAVEARGRARFGEVDLPPREAAGIGVDTTTEIPGDQGTLVLDLEVRFGRVAVTPPLGESFDDATPPGINTPGARIERHPVSDSIGHRSLLAIGTPSPNLQGFNVLTEGGPR; this comes from the coding sequence ATGAACGAACCACAGGACCACCACACGGGCGAACCGGGCGGTACGGAGCCGCCACCCGAGCACGCCGCCGGCGACTCCCCGTCGTCGCCGCCACCCGACGATCCCGCCGCAGCACCGCCACCCGACGATCCCGCCGCGGCACCGCCACCCGACGATCCCGCCGCAGCACCGCCACCACCCGGCGAGCCCGGATCCGACCGACCTCGGGGACGGCTGGAACGGCGTGCGGAGAATCGCGTCCTGGCGGGCGTTGCGAGTGGCCTGGCCGACTGGCTTCGGGTCGATCCCATGGGCGTGCGCGTGCTCTTCGGCGTGCTCGTCCTGTTCCAGGGGCTCGGGCTGTTCCTCTACCTGCTCGCATGGGTGGTCCTGCCCGAGCGCGGCCAGACGCACTCCCCTGGGGAGCGCGCCCTGCGGTGGGTCGATTCGGCCCCCAAGGCGCTGCTCGTCGCCGCGATCGCCCTCGTCGTCGTCGCCGCGCTTCAGCCCGCGACCTGGTTCGCCCCTCCGGCGGTGATCGGCTGGCCGCTCGACCCGAGCGGGATGCTCCTCGCGCTCGTGCTCATCGGGCTGGGCGTGCTGCTCTACCGGCTCGGCAGCCAGGCGAACGGCAACGGCCGCCCAGCTGCCCCAGCCCCGGGCGCGACCTCCGCTCCCGGCCCCGCCGCACCGCCCGGCCACCCACCGGCGTCACCCGCGGGATCCCCGGCACCGCCCCCCGACCCCTTGGCCACCACCGGGGGGAGCCGCCCCGCACCCGAGGAGGCTGCAACCATGACGACCGCATCGACGGCGCCCGGCACGAGTGGACCGCCATCCGAACCACCCGGCGCGGCACCGGGACCGACCCACCCTCCGTCGGCACCGGAGCCGGCACCGAGCCCCTCCCCCCGACCGCGCTCGCCGCTCGGGCGCTACACGATCGCGGCCGCACTGCTCACCGTCGGCGTCGCGGCGCTCGTCGACCAGGCCGGGCTCGTGTCCTTGGGCGTCACGCAGCTGCTCGGCCTCGCCCTCGCCGTGCTCGGCATCGGCCTCCTCGTCGGCAGCGTCTGGGGTCGCGCGCGTTGGCTCGCGCTCCCGGCGGTCGGGATTGGCCTGACCGCTCTCGTGATCGGGACACTGGGCCAGTTCGTGCCGTTCGGTCCCGCGAACGTGGAGACCGCGACGGCTGGGGACCGGCTGCACCAGCCGACCAGCGTCGACGACCTCGAGTCGAGCTACGCGCACGGATTCGGGATCCTGGAACTCGACCTCTCGGAGCTCGAGCTCGACCCCGACGAGACGGTGTCGGTCGACGCGGGCGTCACCGCCGGGGAGCTTCTCGTGATCCCGCCGTCCGATGCGGCGGTCGAGGCGCGTGGCCGCGCCCGCTTCGGGGAGGTGGACCTGCCACCCCGAGAGGCCGCCGGGATCGGTGTGGACACGACCACGGAGATTCCCGGGGATCAGGGCACGCTCGTGCTCGACCTCGAGGTCCGCTTCGGCCGCGTTGCTGTGACACCCCCGCTCGGCGAGTCGTTCGACGACGCCACCCCGCCCGGGATCAACACGCCGGGGGCCCGCATCGAGCGCCACCCGGTGAGCGACTCCATCGGCCATCGGTCGCTGCTCGCGATCGGCACTCCGTCCCCGAACCTCCAGGGGTTCAACGTCCTCACGGAAGGAGGCCCGCGGTGA
- a CDS encoding ATP-binding protein encodes MSTATQPPPSADHGSAEPRSRGALFQRSGTDRVLVGVAGGLAARLGVRALLLRIAFVLLATTGPFGLISYAVAWVLSEAPPEDPTEDPARADRTQLAPQQYIGLGLMALGVLVLLREIGLWIGDDLVWPLALAIAGSALIWTRLERRSDRMARAGRLSQGFGGALRLGAGLILVFAGLAALAAANEPLLAGTGALGAAVLTLFGLVLVAGPWALRLARQSAEERRDRIRSEERAEMAAHLHDSVLHTLALIQRTDDPSEAVRLARSQERELRGWLYGGRRQGDALGLSDLVDEMAGRIERHHDVKVEAVVVGDSALDDRLRALIDAAGEAATNAARHAGVETVSVYVEVEPEHVNAFVRDEGCGFDPDVVPADRHGLAESIRGRMRRHGGWATIWSEPGEGTEVELCLPRQTDPLRVR; translated from the coding sequence GTGAGTACCGCGACGCAGCCACCACCATCCGCCGATCACGGCTCCGCGGAGCCGAGGTCGAGGGGCGCGCTCTTCCAGCGCAGCGGTACCGACCGTGTACTGGTCGGCGTGGCCGGCGGGCTCGCGGCGCGGCTCGGGGTACGGGCGCTCCTATTGCGCATCGCGTTCGTGCTGCTCGCCACGACCGGTCCCTTCGGCCTGATCTCCTACGCCGTCGCCTGGGTCCTGTCCGAGGCGCCCCCCGAGGATCCGACCGAGGATCCCGCACGCGCCGACCGCACCCAGCTGGCGCCGCAGCAGTACATCGGCCTGGGGCTCATGGCCCTGGGGGTTCTCGTCCTGTTGCGCGAGATCGGCCTGTGGATCGGCGACGACCTCGTGTGGCCGCTCGCGCTCGCGATCGCCGGCAGCGCGCTGATCTGGACCCGCCTCGAGCGCCGTAGCGATCGCATGGCCCGGGCGGGCCGGTTGAGCCAAGGGTTCGGGGGTGCCCTGCGCCTGGGGGCCGGCCTCATCCTCGTGTTCGCCGGGTTGGCGGCGTTGGCCGCGGCGAACGAGCCGCTCCTCGCCGGCACCGGAGCCCTCGGGGCCGCGGTGCTGACGCTCTTCGGGCTCGTCCTGGTCGCCGGCCCGTGGGCGCTGCGCCTGGCGCGGCAGAGCGCCGAGGAACGGCGGGACCGGATCCGCAGCGAGGAACGCGCCGAGATGGCCGCGCACCTGCACGACTCGGTGCTGCACACGCTCGCGCTGATCCAGCGCACCGACGATCCGTCGGAGGCCGTCCGGCTCGCCCGCTCGCAGGAGCGCGAGCTGCGCGGGTGGCTCTACGGGGGGCGCCGCCAGGGCGACGCGCTGGGCCTCTCCGACCTCGTGGACGAGATGGCAGGACGCATCGAGCGCCACCACGACGTGAAGGTGGAGGCGGTCGTCGTCGGTGACAGCGCCCTCGACGACCGCCTCCGCGCGCTGATCGACGCGGCGGGCGAGGCGGCGACGAACGCCGCCCGGCATGCTGGAGTGGAGACTGTCAGCGTCTACGTCGAGGTCGAGCCGGAGCACGTGAACGCGTTCGTGCGCGACGAGGGCTGCGGCTTCGATCCGGACGTGGTGCCGGCCGACCGCCACGGGCTCGCCGAGTCGATCCGCGGACGCATGCGCCGCCACGGCGGATGGGCCACCATCTGGTCCGAGCCGGG